A part of Chitinimonas koreensis genomic DNA contains:
- a CDS encoding erythromycin esterase family protein, with the protein MGFVLACALSLGARGEEAPAELARWLAGQVVPLASVDPAAPDDADLAAFGRAVGEARIVALGEVSHGESNTFLLKSRLVRYLHERKGFEVLLLESGMYDGQSLWHEVQAGAAARQASFGSLFYMYNRSVEMRALYDYVDRHKHDPRPLVLTAMDTPHGGARSQAGLLPGLAGFLRGKGLGALATGGGWNDFTRVAEAVLAMRAEPPAAAELAAFERAAARLDAALAGVADAYAFPDSSGFWRRQIDSIAAQGATMWDPARPYARDVQMARNVEYLADRYYAGRKVIVWAMTGHALDLAVHAARADGDGGGARSMGEALQRRYGDAYYKVAVAGHAGRHREFTDGSLLHVDASRACSLEAAWHAGGQPMGFLDLRGARATADGAHWLDSPATTVGLSYYADGGCYEGPLGDYVDGLFYVDRIEPAEMEAGFRFPG; encoded by the coding sequence ATGGGTTTCGTCCTCGCCTGCGCGCTGTCGCTCGGCGCCCGGGGCGAGGAGGCGCCGGCCGAGCTGGCGCGCTGGCTGGCCGGCCAGGTTGTACCGCTCGCCAGCGTCGACCCGGCCGCGCCGGACGACGCCGACCTGGCCGCCTTCGGCCGCGCGGTCGGCGAGGCGCGCATCGTGGCGCTGGGCGAGGTCAGCCACGGCGAATCCAACACCTTCCTGCTCAAGTCGCGGCTGGTTCGCTACCTGCACGAGCGCAAGGGCTTCGAGGTGTTGCTGCTGGAAAGCGGCATGTACGACGGCCAGTCGCTGTGGCACGAGGTGCAGGCCGGCGCGGCCGCGCGCCAGGCCTCGTTCGGCAGCTTGTTCTACATGTACAACCGCAGCGTCGAGATGCGTGCGCTGTACGACTACGTCGACCGACACAAGCACGACCCCAGGCCCTTGGTGCTGACCGCGATGGACACGCCGCACGGCGGGGCGCGCTCGCAGGCCGGCCTGCTGCCGGGGCTGGCCGGCTTCCTGCGCGGCAAGGGCCTCGGTGCGCTGGCGACCGGCGGCGGCTGGAACGATTTCACCCGCGTCGCCGAAGCCGTGCTCGCCATGCGTGCCGAGCCGCCGGCGGCCGCCGAACTTGCCGCCTTCGAGCGCGCCGCGGCCCGGCTCGACGCGGCGCTGGCCGGCGTGGCCGATGCCTACGCATTTCCCGATTCGTCCGGATTCTGGCGCCGGCAGATCGACAGCATCGCCGCCCAGGGCGCCACGATGTGGGATCCGGCCCGGCCCTATGCGCGCGACGTGCAGATGGCGCGCAACGTCGAATACCTGGCCGACCGCTATTACGCCGGCAGGAAGGTGATCGTCTGGGCCATGACCGGGCATGCGCTGGACCTGGCCGTCCACGCCGCGCGGGCCGATGGCGACGGCGGCGGCGCCCGCAGCATGGGCGAGGCGCTGCAGCGCCGCTACGGCGACGCGTACTACAAGGTCGCCGTCGCCGGCCATGCCGGCCGCCACCGCGAGTTCACCGACGGCAGCCTGCTCCACGTCGACGCTTCACGCGCCTGCTCGCTCGAGGCGGCCTGGCATGCCGGCGGCCAGCCGATGGGCTTTCTCGACCTGCGCGGCGCCCGCGCCACGGCCGACGGCGCGCACTGGCTGGATTCGCCGGCGACCACGGTCGGCCTGTCCTACTACGCCGACGGCGGCTGCTATGAAGGGCCGC